The following are encoded in a window of Thermodesulfobacterium geofontis OPF15 genomic DNA:
- a CDS encoding HD domain-containing protein, producing MKLFEKYAKLLFESALLKRIQRTGFTYLGTGGENVASHSFGVIFCAWILSEICEKELNKEKLFKMALIHDLAETRIGDFNAVNKIYNKADEKRALEDAFSNTPMKEEILSLWEEYRGLKSLEAKLVHDADVVDLIIQLKEQKDLNNPYADKWIEYAKRKLITEEAKKLVKAILKVEWCSWWLEYFVKNNERRNQRKDS from the coding sequence ATGAAACTCTTTGAAAAATACGCTAAACTTCTTTTTGAATCAGCTTTGTTAAAAAGAATACAAAGAACTGGATTTACTTATCTTGGAACTGGAGGAGAAAATGTAGCTTCTCACTCCTTTGGAGTAATTTTTTGTGCTTGGATACTTTCAGAAATTTGTGAAAAAGAACTTAATAAAGAAAAACTTTTTAAAATGGCATTAATTCATGATTTAGCAGAAACAAGAATAGGAGATTTCAATGCAGTTAATAAAATATATAATAAAGCTGATGAAAAAAGGGCTTTAGAGGATGCCTTCTCTAATACTCCAATGAAGGAAGAAATTCTATCTCTTTGGGAAGAATATAGAGGCTTAAAAAGTTTAGAAGCCAAATTGGTTCATGATGCAGATGTGGTTGATTTAATAATACAACTCAAAGAACAAAAAGACTTAAATAATCCCTATGCAGACAAATGGATCGAATATGCTAAAAGAAAACTTATTACAGAGGAAGCTAAAAAATTAGTTAAAGCCATTTTAAAAGTAGAATGGTGTTCTTGGTGGTTAGAATATTTTGTTAAAAATAATGAAAGAAGAAATCAAAGAAAAGATTCTTAA
- a CDS encoding HU family DNA-binding protein has translation MTKKELAEKLSYKFSDIDKEDLEYIVELFFEIIKEELKKGNRVELRNFGIFTLKKTKGTIFQNPKNNQRYYVKEKYRVLFKIGKEFKKRLNTPFLASLDLGTQTFRLCIGKKFNGDALFLMKKRENVRLGEGLGIEGIISPSAFVRGLECLKKFREELSKYEIENYKAIGTEVFRKAKNAKEFIEKAKEETGFEIEVISPEKEVELSLKGIIWGLKILPTEIKNFVTVDVGGGSSEIAYINDGERKWSKSIDLGAVVLKEIFNLKYPLNVKVLRSLREYIREKLSSVPTDHPEEIIITGGTASLLGGLDLKLNQYIPEKLHGHRITKENLEKLIKKLSNFDLERLRRVRGMEEGREDIVLPGALIYLEILEHFNKESMLLNEYGILEGTLLSLIEDYNLAKL, from the coding sequence ATGACCAAAAAAGAACTTGCTGAAAAATTAAGCTATAAATTTTCAGATATTGATAAAGAAGATCTTGAATATATTGTGGAGCTTTTTTTTGAAATTATAAAAGAGGAATTAAAGAAAGGGAACAGAGTAGAACTTAGAAACTTTGGAATTTTTACCTTAAAAAAGACTAAAGGCACAATTTTTCAAAATCCCAAAAATAACCAAAGGTATTATGTTAAAGAAAAATATAGAGTTTTATTTAAAATTGGCAAAGAATTTAAAAAAAGATTAAATACTCCTTTTTTAGCTTCTTTAGACCTTGGGACTCAAACCTTCAGGCTTTGTATAGGTAAAAAATTTAATGGAGATGCACTGTTTTTAATGAAAAAAAGAGAAAATGTTAGATTAGGAGAAGGTTTAGGTATAGAGGGTATAATTTCTCCTTCAGCCTTTGTTAGAGGTTTAGAATGTTTAAAAAAATTTAGAGAGGAGCTTTCTAAATATGAAATTGAGAATTATAAAGCAATAGGCACAGAAGTTTTTAGAAAAGCTAAAAATGCTAAAGAGTTTATAGAGAAAGCTAAAGAAGAAACCGGTTTTGAAATTGAAGTAATTTCTCCTGAGAAGGAAGTAGAATTATCATTGAAAGGAATTATTTGGGGATTAAAAATACTTCCTACAGAAATTAAAAATTTTGTTACTGTTGATGTTGGTGGAGGTTCTTCAGAGATTGCTTATATTAATGATGGAGAAAGAAAATGGAGCAAAAGTATTGATCTTGGTGCTGTAGTTTTAAAAGAAATTTTTAATTTAAAGTATCCTTTAAATGTAAAAGTTTTAAGATCGCTTAGGGAGTATATAAGAGAAAAACTTTCTTCAGTTCCTACAGATCATCCTGAAGAAATAATTATTACAGGAGGGACAGCCTCTCTTCTTGGTGGGCTTGATCTTAAACTTAATCAATATATTCCCGAAAAATTACATGGACATAGGATTACCAAAGAAAATTTAGAAAAATTAATAAAAAAACTTTCCAATTTTGATTTAGAAAGATTAAGAAGAGTAAGAGGAATGGAAGAAGGAAGGGAAGATATAGTGCTTCCTGGGGCTTTAATTTATTTAGAAATATTAGAACATTTTAACAAAGAAAGTATGCTCCTTAATGAATATGGAATTTTAGAGGGAACTTTACTTTCTTTAATTGAGGATTATAATTTAGCAAAATTATAA
- a CDS encoding metallophosphoesterase family protein, which produces MTEEHVFGTNKDYKIFAIGDIHGCLWSLEKLLNILPVNWGKDLVIFLGDYIDRGPDPKGVIEKMLELKELYGDKIIPLKGNHEWMFERFLKGIDVDIFLYNGGGATLKSYYKDGELKIPEEHLNFLKELKLYYETEDYIFVHAGLRPGKKLEEQNEEDLLWIRESFYFSEYKFPKTIVFGHTPFPIPLILDDRIGIDTGCVYGGKLTAIELPSKKIYQIDCGGEII; this is translated from the coding sequence ATGACAGAAGAGCACGTTTTTGGAACTAATAAAGATTATAAAATTTTTGCTATTGGAGATATTCACGGTTGTTTGTGGAGTTTAGAAAAATTGCTCAATATTCTTCCTGTAAATTGGGGTAAGGATTTGGTTATATTCTTAGGAGACTACATTGATAGAGGCCCTGATCCTAAGGGAGTAATTGAAAAAATGTTAGAACTTAAAGAACTTTACGGAGATAAAATTATTCCTCTTAAAGGAAATCACGAGTGGATGTTTGAAAGATTTTTAAAAGGAATAGATGTAGACATATTTTTATATAATGGTGGAGGAGCAACCTTAAAAAGCTATTATAAAGATGGAGAGCTTAAAATTCCAGAAGAGCATTTAAATTTTCTTAAGGAACTTAAGCTTTATTATGAAACAGAGGATTATATATTTGTTCATGCAGGATTAAGACCAGGGAAAAAATTAGAGGAGCAAAATGAAGAAGATCTCCTCTGGATAAGAGAAAGTTTTTATTTTTCCGAATATAAATTTCCTAAAACTATAGTTTTTGGGCATACTCCATTTCCTATTCCTTTAATTTTAGATGATAGAATTGGAATTGATACAGGATGTGTATATGGTGGTAAACTTACTGCTATTGAACTTCCATCAAAAAAAATATATCAAATTGATTGTGGAGGTGAGATAATATGA
- a CDS encoding S1 RNA-binding domain-containing protein, with the protein MNDWIQELEKHFHESLKEVKPGSIISGKIIKISENFAFVDIGLKKEALLPIEEIRNKEGEFILSEGDEIEALVIGKEPQEGFYILSFKKLREKKLWEELKEAYKERRPIEVKVLALNKGGYEVEFDFLLKGFMPYSQAFFRDKPENLDSLIGKKIKVEILEIKNESFIVSRKKFLEKEYQRKKEFLINKIKAGKPIEGIVKKKVEGGFLIEIEEVLTGYLPYKELDWKRIDNPSEYFKIGEKIKVKALNYDPVKEKLKLSIKALLPDPWGRVSQKYKEGDIVKGKITQIFDFGAFIELEPGIEGFIPVKEITWNKKVKIDEILEKGDEVSALILEIKPSERKILLSLRKLQPDPWISASKNYKLGEIVEGVIEKFLPNGLLIGLTPELTAFMPLKEFLKDLKVYKYKKELTEFEGFKVGDKIKGKIINIDEEKRKIQISYLKYLEDLENKEIEDYKMQAKETTFITLGEIFKKKIN; encoded by the coding sequence ATGAACGACTGGATTCAGGAATTAGAAAAGCATTTTCATGAAAGTTTAAAAGAAGTAAAACCTGGATCTATTATTTCAGGAAAGATAATCAAAATTTCTGAAAATTTTGCTTTTGTTGATATAGGTTTAAAAAAAGAAGCTCTTTTACCCATAGAGGAAATAAGGAATAAGGAAGGAGAATTTATTTTGAGTGAAGGAGATGAAATAGAAGCTTTAGTTATTGGAAAAGAACCTCAAGAAGGATTTTATATTTTATCTTTTAAAAAACTAAGAGAAAAAAAATTATGGGAAGAATTAAAAGAAGCTTACAAAGAAAGGAGACCCATTGAAGTAAAGGTTTTGGCTTTGAATAAGGGCGGTTATGAAGTAGAATTTGACTTTCTTCTAAAGGGCTTTATGCCCTATTCTCAAGCCTTTTTTAGAGATAAACCCGAAAATTTAGACTCTTTGATTGGAAAAAAGATAAAGGTTGAAATTTTAGAAATAAAAAACGAAAGTTTCATTGTTTCAAGAAAAAAATTTTTAGAAAAAGAATATCAAAGAAAAAAAGAATTTCTAATTAATAAGATTAAAGCTGGGAAGCCAATAGAAGGGATAGTAAAAAAGAAAGTAGAGGGTGGATTTTTAATTGAAATAGAAGAGGTTTTAACAGGTTATTTACCTTATAAAGAATTAGATTGGAAAAGAATTGATAATCCCTCTGAGTATTTTAAAATAGGTGAAAAAATTAAAGTTAAGGCTTTAAATTACGATCCTGTAAAAGAGAAATTAAAATTAAGCATTAAAGCCCTTCTTCCTGATCCTTGGGGAAGGGTTTCTCAAAAATATAAAGAGGGAGATATTGTAAAGGGAAAGATTACCCAAATTTTTGATTTTGGAGCCTTTATAGAACTTGAGCCAGGAATAGAAGGATTTATTCCTGTAAAAGAAATAACTTGGAATAAAAAGGTTAAAATTGATGAAATACTTGAAAAAGGAGATGAAGTTTCTGCTTTAATTTTAGAAATAAAGCCTTCTGAAAGAAAAATATTATTAAGTTTAAGAAAGCTTCAACCTGATCCTTGGATTTCTGCAAGCAAGAACTATAAATTAGGAGAAATTGTAGAAGGAGTAATAGAAAAGTTTTTACCTAATGGATTATTAATAGGTTTAACTCCAGAACTTACAGCATTTATGCCTTTAAAAGAGTTTTTAAAAGATCTAAAAGTATATAAATATAAAAAAGAGCTTACAGAATTTGAGGGCTTTAAAGTGGGAGATAAAATAAAAGGAAAAATCATTAATATTGATGAAGAAAAGAGAAAAATTCAAATTTCCTATTTAAAATATTTAGAAGATTTGGAAAATAAAGAAATAGAAGATTATAAAATGCAGGCTAAAGAAACTACTTTTATAACTTTAGGAGAAATTTTTAAGAAAAAAATTAATTAA
- the xerD gene encoding site-specific tyrosine recombinase XerD: MKELIEEFLSYLAGVKNYSYNTLLAYQADLKDFADFCGSLPSEEEAFQKLREYLENLKKKGYNPFSIARKISSLRSFFKFLEAEKGFNISFLLFLESPKLPFRLPKVLSLEEIEKLLNSPDINNPLGYRDRTMLEVLYATGLRVSELVNLKFENLNLELGLVRVLGKGSKERLVPLGDYALKFLKTYLENVRPQLANEKSKNFVFLNRRGAPITRQRFWQIIKDYAKKCGLEDKVTPHVIRHSFATHLLQGGADLRALQMMLGHSSLSTTQIYTHLDYKKLKEVYEKHHPRA; encoded by the coding sequence ATGAAAGAACTTATAGAAGAATTTCTAAGTTATCTTGCGGGTGTTAAAAATTATTCCTATAATACTTTACTGGCTTATCAAGCTGATTTAAAAGATTTTGCAGATTTTTGTGGTTCTTTGCCCTCAGAAGAAGAAGCTTTTCAAAAACTAAGAGAATATTTAGAAAATTTAAAAAAGAAAGGATATAATCCTTTTAGCATAGCAAGAAAGATTTCAAGTTTAAGAAGCTTTTTCAAATTTTTAGAAGCAGAAAAGGGATTTAATATAAGTTTTCTTTTATTTTTAGAATCTCCCAAGTTACCTTTCAGACTCCCTAAGGTATTAAGTTTAGAAGAGATTGAAAAACTTTTAAATTCTCCTGATATAAATAATCCTCTTGGATATAGAGATAGAACCATGCTTGAAGTGCTTTATGCTACAGGATTAAGGGTTTCAGAATTGGTAAATCTTAAATTTGAGAATTTAAATCTTGAGCTTGGTTTAGTTAGAGTTTTAGGTAAGGGTTCTAAGGAAAGACTTGTCCCTCTCGGAGATTATGCTTTGAAGTTTTTAAAAACCTATTTAGAAAATGTGCGCCCCCAGTTGGCAAATGAAAAAAGTAAAAATTTTGTTTTTTTAAATAGAAGAGGAGCTCCTATTACGAGACAAAGATTTTGGCAGATAATAAAAGATTATGCCAAAAAATGCGGGCTTGAAGATAAAGTCACTCCTCATGTAATAAGGCATTCCTTTGCAACACATCTTTTACAAGGAGGTGCAGATCTTAGGGCTTTACAAATGATGCTTGGGCATAGTAGTTTAAGTACAACCCAAATCTATACTCATCTTGATTATAAAAAATTAAAAGAGGTCTATGAAAAACACCATCCCAGAGCTTAA
- a CDS encoding radical SAM protein has translation MNKYPSYLNLLDSGELDKRIEVLYEKLSSCTLCPNECKVNRLEGEKGICKVTNKPMVSSYGPHFGEERPLVGKNGSGAIFFTYCNLSCVYCQNWEISHLGEGDIIDEEDLAKIMLILQVWGCHNINLVTPTHQVPFIVKAIKIAAEKGLILPIVYNCGGYESIETLKLLDGIIDIYMPDIKYMDDSVALKLSKVKNYSKVVKAAVKEMHRQVGDLIIENGIAKRGLIIRHLVLPGDLSQTEEVIKFIKEEISPHTYFNLMDQYRPCGDAWKYPPLDRKITKEEWERALKLAYKYGLTRLDDRRARFWN, from the coding sequence ATGAATAAGTATCCCTCCTATTTAAATTTGCTTGATTCAGGGGAACTTGATAAAAGAATAGAAGTACTTTACGAAAAGTTATCTTCTTGCACCCTTTGTCCAAATGAATGTAAAGTGAATCGTTTGGAAGGGGAAAAAGGTATTTGTAAAGTTACTAATAAACCTATGGTTTCAAGTTATGGCCCTCATTTTGGTGAAGAAAGACCCCTTGTTGGAAAAAATGGTTCCGGAGCTATATTTTTTACTTATTGTAATTTATCTTGCGTTTATTGTCAAAATTGGGAAATAAGCCATTTAGGAGAAGGAGATATAATTGATGAAGAAGATCTTGCAAAAATTATGTTAATTTTACAGGTATGGGGATGTCATAATATAAACCTTGTTACCCCAACTCATCAAGTTCCTTTTATTGTAAAGGCAATAAAAATAGCTGCTGAAAAGGGACTAATTTTACCTATTGTATATAATTGTGGAGGGTATGAATCTATAGAAACTTTAAAGCTTCTTGATGGAATAATAGATATTTACATGCCAGATATTAAATATATGGATGATAGTGTAGCTTTAAAACTTTCAAAAGTAAAGAATTATTCAAAGGTTGTTAAGGCTGCGGTTAAAGAAATGCATAGACAAGTAGGTGATTTAATTATAGAAAATGGAATTGCTAAAAGAGGATTAATTATAAGACATTTAGTTTTACCAGGAGACCTTTCTCAAACAGAAGAAGTGATTAAATTTATAAAAGAAGAAATTTCTCCACATACCTATTTTAATCTTATGGATCAGTATAGACCCTGTGGAGATGCATGGAAATATCCACCTCTTGATAGAAAAATCACTAAAGAAGAGTGGGAAAGGGCATTAAAATTAGCTTATAAATATGGTCTTACAAGACTTGATGACAGAAGAGCACGTTTTTGGAACTAA
- the guaB gene encoding IMP dehydrogenase, which yields MLEILYEAYTFDDVLLVPAYSEVLPKDVDVSTYITPKIKLNIPILSAAMDTVTESRMAISIAREGGLGVIHRNMSIEEQVKEVEKVKKSESGMIYDPVVVNPDTPIKEVLKLMEEFRISGIPVVEGPERKLVGIVTNRDLRFETNFERPVKEVMTKENLITAKPGITLDEAVKILHHYKIEKLLIVDDNFCLKGLITIKDIEKIKKYPNACKDELGRLRVGAAIGVGKNRLEHAEALLKAGCDVLFIDSAHGHTKNVIETIIEIKYHFPDCQLVAGNVATAEGAEALIKAGADGIKVGVGPGSICTTRIVAGAGVPQITAIHNCAVVADKYGVPVIADGGIRFSGDITKAIAAGAHAVMIGNLFAGTEEAPGETILYEGRTYKFYRGMGSLSAMFKSGGRERYGQEAEDISKFVPEGVEGKVPYRGPVSNMIYQLVGGLKSGMGYCGCRNIEELRKKAKFIKITQAGYRESHVHSVSILKEAPNYWVGK from the coding sequence ATGCTTGAAATTCTTTATGAGGCTTATACTTTCGATGATGTATTATTAGTTCCTGCTTATTCTGAGGTTTTACCAAAAGATGTAGATGTATCCACCTATATTACTCCTAAAATCAAACTTAATATTCCCATACTTTCTGCTGCTATGGATACTGTTACAGAAAGCAGAATGGCGATAAGTATTGCAAGAGAGGGAGGATTAGGGGTTATTCATAGAAATATGAGTATAGAGGAGCAAGTAAAAGAAGTAGAGAAGGTTAAAAAGTCTGAAAGCGGAATGATATATGACCCTGTAGTAGTAAATCCAGATACCCCAATAAAAGAAGTTTTAAAATTGATGGAAGAATTTAGAATCTCTGGAATACCTGTTGTTGAGGGACCAGAAAGAAAACTTGTAGGAATTGTTACTAATAGAGATTTAAGATTTGAAACCAATTTTGAGAGACCAGTCAAAGAGGTAATGACTAAAGAGAATCTTATTACTGCAAAGCCTGGGATTACCTTAGATGAAGCAGTTAAGATATTACATCACTACAAAATTGAAAAACTCTTAATTGTAGATGACAACTTTTGTTTAAAAGGTCTTATTACTATAAAGGATATAGAAAAGATTAAAAAATATCCTAATGCTTGTAAAGATGAACTTGGTAGACTAAGGGTTGGTGCAGCTATAGGAGTTGGGAAAAATAGACTTGAGCATGCAGAGGCACTTTTAAAAGCAGGCTGTGATGTACTTTTTATTGATTCTGCCCATGGACATACCAAAAATGTCATAGAAACTATTATTGAAATAAAATATCATTTTCCCGATTGCCAATTGGTGGCAGGGAATGTAGCAACTGCTGAAGGAGCAGAGGCGCTTATTAAAGCAGGAGCTGATGGAATAAAAGTAGGTGTTGGACCTGGGTCTATTTGTACTACAAGAATTGTTGCAGGTGCAGGGGTTCCTCAAATTACAGCTATCCATAATTGTGCTGTAGTTGCTGACAAATACGGAGTGCCTGTAATAGCTGATGGAGGAATAAGATTTTCAGGAGATATTACCAAAGCTATCGCTGCAGGTGCTCATGCAGTAATGATAGGAAATCTTTTTGCAGGAACTGAAGAAGCCCCAGGGGAAACTATACTCTATGAAGGCAGGACTTATAAATTTTATAGAGGTATGGGTTCTCTTTCTGCTATGTTTAAATCTGGTGGAAGGGAAAGATATGGACAAGAAGCTGAAGATATATCTAAATTTGTTCCAGAGGGAGTAGAAGGAAAAGTTCCCTATAGAGGACCAGTTTCTAACATGATTTATCAGCTTGTAGGGGGGCTTAAGTCAGGAATGGGATATTGTGGATGCAGAAATATTGAAGAATTGAGAAAGAAAGCGAAATTTATAAAGATAACACAAGCAGGTTATAGAGAAAGCCATGTACACAGTGTTAGTATTTTAAAAGAAGCACCAAATTACTGGGTGGGAAAATAA
- the sppA gene encoding signal peptide peptidase SppA yields the protein MKRPWLVYGLAFIGGLVVFLVLLSFLLSFIMFFKEKDFGKPQIGVLEIKGVILDAEEYLMAINAMAKDRSIKAIVVRIDSPGGSVGASQEIFEELKKTRMKKPVIVSMGSVAASGGLYVSLGGTKIFASPGTVTGSIGVVLEIPNIEKLLKKVGVETETIKSGAYKDTGSIYRPLTPEEKEYLREKVKLIHDQFIKAISEERKIPIEKVKEFADGRIFTGEEALSLGLVDELGNFWDAVNEAKKLAKITEAKLVFLPKKKGFLSKILEEKGSSILESIFLKPWYIAVN from the coding sequence ATGAAAAGACCTTGGCTTGTTTATGGACTTGCTTTTATTGGAGGATTGGTTGTTTTTCTTGTTTTACTTAGCTTTCTTCTCTCTTTTATAATGTTTTTCAAAGAAAAAGATTTTGGGAAACCCCAAATTGGAGTACTTGAAATAAAAGGGGTTATTTTAGATGCAGAAGAATATCTTATGGCTATTAATGCAATGGCAAAAGATAGAAGCATTAAAGCAATAGTAGTAAGGATAGACTCCCCTGGAGGATCAGTTGGAGCTTCTCAGGAGATTTTTGAAGAATTAAAGAAAACAAGAATGAAAAAACCTGTTATAGTTTCTATGGGAAGTGTAGCAGCTTCAGGAGGTCTTTATGTATCCCTTGGAGGAACTAAAATTTTTGCTTCTCCAGGAACAGTTACAGGAAGTATTGGTGTTGTTTTAGAAATACCCAATATAGAAAAACTTTTAAAAAAAGTTGGGGTTGAGACAGAAACTATAAAAAGCGGAGCTTATAAAGATACAGGTTCAATCTATAGACCCTTAACTCCTGAAGAAAAAGAATATTTAAGAGAAAAAGTGAAACTTATTCATGATCAATTTATAAAAGCTATCTCAGAGGAAAGAAAAATTCCCATAGAAAAGGTTAAAGAATTTGCTGATGGAAGAATTTTTACTGGAGAAGAGGCTTTATCCTTAGGATTAGTGGATGAGCTTGGTAATTTTTGGGATGCAGTAAATGAAGCAAAAAAATTGGCTAAAATTACCGAAGCAAAACTTGTTTTTTTACCTAAGAAAAAAGGCTTTCTTTCTAAAATTTTAGAAGAAAAGGGTTCTTCAATTTTAGAATCTATTTTTCTTAAACCCTGGTATATAGCGGTAAATTAA
- a CDS encoding tRNA nucleotidyltransferase/poly(A) polymerase family protein: MKKTKIDLEDFLKTILPDQKLLKFLSLARDISKKRREFLYFAGGVVRDYLLKRLYKKRIPKPKDLDLVLQGNLKSFLKELLEKVKGQILFESQFLTYKVKINLNGKEFLIDFITARKEIYEDIAKLPKVFASHFEDDILRRDFTINALIIGLSPPYEGVLIDLVEGEEDLKKGLIKPLYLNSFVDDPTRIFRGIRYKIRFGFNFSEDFFLALKKCFEKSALKKLSGTRLANELKLYLTKEPEKNLKNLLMTTYELNLFEEAELKINKKNFNSLISLLKELKGEISEREKEKIFLFGLVDSRFLESLYRLGFPDSEIKELIKYKKLIEENLSNWEKLSLWEKIKIFEKIPSIYLLTLGIYFPKIKKDLIKFFKEYRKVKPELTGEELIKLGVKEGKEIGALLELIRKEKIEGKIKNEEDEKNLVIQFLLNKSKN, encoded by the coding sequence ATGAAAAAAACTAAAATTGATCTTGAAGACTTTTTGAAAACTATTTTGCCTGATCAAAAACTTCTCAAATTTTTGTCTTTAGCCCGAGATATTTCTAAAAAAAGAAGAGAATTTTTATATTTTGCAGGAGGAGTAGTAAGAGATTATCTTCTTAAAAGGCTTTACAAAAAGAGAATACCCAAACCTAAGGATTTAGATTTAGTGTTGCAGGGAAACTTAAAAAGTTTTTTGAAAGAGCTCTTAGAAAAGGTAAAAGGGCAAATCCTTTTTGAATCTCAATTTTTGACTTATAAAGTAAAGATAAACTTAAATGGGAAAGAATTTTTAATAGATTTTATAACTGCAAGAAAAGAAATTTATGAGGATATTGCTAAGCTTCCCAAAGTTTTTGCCTCCCATTTTGAAGATGATATTTTACGAAGGGACTTTACTATAAATGCACTTATAATAGGTCTTTCTCCACCTTATGAAGGGGTCTTAATTGATTTAGTTGAAGGGGAAGAAGATCTTAAGAAGGGTTTAATAAAACCTCTTTATCTAAATTCTTTTGTAGATGATCCTACGAGGATTTTTAGAGGAATTAGATATAAGATTAGATTTGGATTCAATTTTTCTGAGGATTTTTTTCTGGCACTAAAGAAATGTTTTGAAAAATCTGCCTTAAAAAAACTTTCTGGAACAAGATTGGCAAATGAATTGAAACTTTATTTAACCAAGGAACCAGAGAAGAACTTAAAAAATCTTTTAATGACAACTTATGAGTTAAATCTTTTTGAAGAGGCAGAGCTTAAAATTAATAAGAAAAATTTTAATTCTTTAATAAGTCTTTTAAAAGAATTAAAGGGAGAAATATCTGAAAGGGAAAAAGAAAAAATTTTTCTATTTGGGCTTGTTGATTCTCGATTTTTAGAAAGTCTTTATAGATTAGGATTTCCAGATTCAGAAATAAAAGAGTTGATAAAATACAAAAAATTAATTGAAGAAAATTTATCCAATTGGGAAAAGCTATCTCTCTGGGAAAAAATAAAAATCTTTGAAAAAATACCTTCTATTTATCTTTTGACCCTTGGGATTTATTTTCCCAAAATAAAAAAAGATCTAATAAAATTTTTTAAAGAGTATAGAAAAGTAAAACCTGAGCTTACAGGAGAGGAATTAATAAAACTTGGTGTTAAAGAGGGAAAAGAAATAGGAGCTTTGCTTGAATTGATTAGAAAAGAAAAAATAGAAGGAAAAATAAAAAATGAAGAAGATGAAAAAAATTTAGTAATTCAATTTCTCTTGAACAAATCTAAAAATTAA
- a CDS encoding (Fe-S)-binding protein yields the protein MKEEIKEKILNLCNLCGKCVPVCPSYKVYKKESFSPRGRLFLLSHEIEHKSFEFCLFCERCERICPHHIGFPTFYLEKLKEKENPLLTFLNLNNFINLINLKKELPTKIMKEEGDITIYYSCGLKYLYPSALERFEEILKKRGISIGVPKGLVCCGAIFLNLGLISNLKENALKNLEILEKTKGYLIIFCATCLWMFKKIYPQVFKDTKYEKGFIELSKRAISAYNYLSLKAEDELKILEEKKLRENILFHLPCHLTEDFNLVKNKIETRDFCCGSAKFFLWLKGFQKENKGLWVKNLENIEILATFCTGCYLNFNALLKKPPLILHWLELL from the coding sequence ATGAAAGAAGAAATCAAAGAAAAGATTCTTAATTTATGCAATCTTTGTGGTAAATGTGTCCCTGTATGCCCGTCTTATAAGGTTTATAAAAAGGAATCCTTTTCTCCCAGAGGAAGATTATTTTTACTTTCCCACGAAATAGAACATAAAAGTTTTGAGTTTTGTCTTTTTTGTGAAAGATGTGAAAGGATTTGTCCTCACCATATAGGTTTCCCTACCTTTTATCTTGAAAAGTTAAAAGAAAAAGAAAATCCCTTATTAACTTTTTTAAATCTTAACAATTTTATTAATTTAATAAATTTAAAAAAAGAATTGCCTACTAAAATTATGAAGGAAGAAGGAGATATTACAATATATTACTCCTGTGGTTTAAAGTATCTTTATCCTTCAGCTTTAGAAAGATTTGAAGAGATTCTTAAAAAGAGAGGGATATCTATAGGGGTGCCCAAAGGATTAGTTTGTTGTGGAGCAATATTTTTAAATCTTGGGCTTATTTCAAATTTAAAAGAAAATGCGCTTAAAAATTTAGAAATATTAGAAAAAACAAAGGGCTACCTTATAATATTTTGTGCTACCTGTTTGTGGATGTTTAAAAAAATTTATCCTCAAGTTTTTAAAGATACTAAATATGAAAAAGGCTTTATAGAACTTTCTAAAAGAGCTATTTCAGCTTATAACTATCTTTCTTTAAAAGCAGAAGACGAGCTTAAAATTTTGGAGGAGAAAAAATTAAGAGAAAATATTCTTTTTCACCTCCCTTGCCACTTGACAGAAGATTTTAATTTGGTAAAAAATAAGATAGAAACAAGAGATTTTTGTTGTGGCTCAGCAAAATTTTTTCTCTGGCTTAAAGGTTTTCAAAAGGAAAACAAAGGGTTGTGGGTTAAGAATTTAGAAAATATAGAGATTTTAGCTACTTTTTGTACAGGATGTTATCTAAATTTTAATGCGCTTTTAAAAAAGCCACCACTTATTCTTCACTGGTTAGAACTTTTATGA